One genomic region from Arthrobacter sp. YN encodes:
- a CDS encoding PKD domain-containing protein, with product MAVGLAIWFAAYLGVATPSSASDDTWAANNAGDRGIDIGARFRIDPQTGLLGPRLDGSSASQAIDDPNQYMADTHCRADGPDTKDPGCDALECPATTTGGEEGTPVIWKEAPKAITNPGWTDWIPVSGPTCLYDAQPENVLANIAARILTDFRQLPVNPGTLEAQPFPHTLKGGPTNFYATTAEQGFDVTILGQAVHLTATPANYTYTFGDGGALGPTPVAGYSIPETDWLNNETRTSHIYTETGNYQATLTTSFTGTYSVNNGPPLPINGTLDITTPAKTIHVWKTERALVADTCQQNPNSWGCPGAKRK from the coding sequence GTGGCCGTTGGGCTTGCGATCTGGTTTGCCGCCTATCTTGGCGTGGCGACGCCGTCCTCGGCATCTGACGATACGTGGGCCGCCAACAACGCAGGTGATCGGGGGATCGACATCGGCGCGCGCTTCAGAATCGATCCCCAGACAGGGCTGCTAGGCCCCCGCCTCGACGGATCATCGGCATCGCAAGCTATCGATGACCCCAACCAGTACATGGCTGACACCCATTGCCGTGCCGATGGACCTGACACCAAAGACCCGGGTTGCGACGCCCTCGAATGCCCGGCAACCACAACCGGCGGAGAAGAAGGCACCCCCGTGATCTGGAAGGAAGCCCCCAAAGCCATCACCAACCCAGGCTGGACCGACTGGATCCCCGTCAGCGGACCCACCTGTCTCTACGACGCCCAGCCCGAGAACGTCCTGGCCAACATCGCCGCGCGCATCCTGACCGACTTCCGCCAACTACCCGTCAACCCAGGGACCCTCGAAGCCCAACCCTTCCCGCACACCCTCAAAGGCGGACCCACCAACTTCTACGCCACCACCGCAGAACAAGGCTTCGACGTCACCATCCTCGGCCAAGCAGTCCACCTCACCGCAACACCAGCCAACTACACCTACACCTTCGGCGACGGAGGAGCTCTCGGACCCACACCGGTGGCCGGCTACTCCATCCCGGAGACCGACTGGCTCAACAACGAGACGCGCACCAGCCACATCTACACCGAAACCGGCAACTACCAAGCCACCCTCACCACCAGCTTCACCGGCACCTACTCCGTCAACAACGGCCCACCCCTACCCATCAACGGAACACTCGACATCACCACACCGGCCAAAACCATCCACGTCTGGAAAACAGAAAGAGCACTCGTCGCCGACACCTGCCAGCAAAACCCCAACTCCTGGGGCTGCCCCGGCGCAAAGAGGAAGTAA
- a CDS encoding FadR/GntR family transcriptional regulator — translation MNLSDSRTAGQQEPQGGHMPISRISAAEAVFAALRRAIEGGQFDIGTKLSSEATLAGQYGVSRSVIREALRSCNTLGLTVTKTGKGTFIVANKVANDLTLGQYSARDLNEARPHIEIPAAGLAAQRRTDEELEHLREIIQEMLSENDPEAWVNLDASFHSAVARASGNRVFASVVSDIREALAHQSETLNLVADRQHRSDEEHVAVLNAIEAGDSEAASKAMAAHLQAVSVALDTILSK, via the coding sequence GTGAACCTGTCAGACAGCCGGACAGCCGGACAGCAAGAGCCCCAGGGTGGGCATATGCCCATTTCCCGCATCTCCGCAGCTGAAGCGGTCTTCGCGGCCCTGAGGCGTGCGATCGAGGGCGGCCAGTTCGATATCGGCACCAAGCTGAGCTCGGAAGCGACGCTGGCGGGCCAGTACGGCGTCAGCCGCTCCGTCATCCGGGAAGCGCTGCGATCCTGCAACACCTTGGGCCTCACCGTGACCAAAACAGGCAAGGGCACGTTCATTGTGGCCAACAAGGTCGCTAATGACCTTACCTTGGGCCAGTACAGTGCGCGTGATCTCAACGAAGCCCGCCCGCACATCGAGATCCCGGCAGCCGGGCTCGCCGCGCAAAGAAGGACGGACGAGGAACTTGAGCACCTCAGGGAGATCATCCAGGAAATGCTCAGCGAGAACGATCCCGAGGCCTGGGTGAACCTGGACGCGAGCTTCCACTCCGCCGTGGCCCGCGCCAGCGGAAACCGGGTGTTCGCCAGCGTCGTCTCGGATATCCGCGAGGCTTTGGCACACCAGTCCGAAACCCTCAACCTGGTCGCTGACCGGCAACACCGTTCGGACGAGGAACACGTCGCCGTGCTCAACGCGATCGAAGCCGGAGACTCTGAAGCCGCAAGCAAAGCGATGGCCGCCCACCTGCAGGCCGTCAGCGTGGCACTGGACACGATCCTCAGCAAATGA
- the aspA gene encoding aspartate ammonia-lyase: MTTVDQAIPLRSEHDLLGDRDVPADAYWGVHTLRAMENFPITGQPLSTNKHLVRGLAAVKQAAARTNHELGLLDAEKADAIVQACQDIMDGMLHEQFMVDVIQGGAGTSSNMNANEVIANRALEILGHPKGDYSKLHPNDHVNLSQSTNDVYPTAVNLATIFSVKELLEALEELELAFAEKGREFRTVVKMGRTQLQDAVPMTLGQEFGGYAVTIGEDRARLDESHMLIHEINLGATAIGTGLNAPAGYAEAACRHLGEITGLPLLTAADLIEATQDVGAFVHLSGVLKRVAVKLSKICNDLRLLSSGPRAGLGEINLPAVQSGSSIMPGKINPVIPEVVSQVAYEVIGNDVTVTMAAEAGQLQLNAFEPIIVHSLHKSISHLEAACRTLTARCVRGITANTERLRLTVEQSIGLVTALNPHIGYASATAIAQEALATGKGVAELVLEHGLLTATQLEELLSPERLANLSK, from the coding sequence ATGACCACCGTCGATCAGGCGATCCCCCTCCGTTCCGAACACGACCTTCTAGGCGACCGTGATGTACCCGCGGACGCTTACTGGGGCGTCCACACCCTCCGTGCCATGGAGAACTTCCCCATCACAGGGCAGCCCCTCTCCACCAACAAGCACTTGGTCCGCGGCCTGGCCGCAGTGAAGCAGGCTGCGGCCCGCACCAACCACGAGCTTGGCCTCCTGGATGCCGAGAAGGCGGATGCCATTGTGCAGGCCTGCCAGGACATCATGGACGGCATGCTCCACGAGCAGTTCATGGTGGACGTGATCCAGGGCGGCGCCGGCACCAGCTCCAACATGAACGCCAACGAGGTCATCGCCAACCGTGCACTGGAAATCCTGGGCCACCCCAAGGGCGACTACTCCAAGCTGCACCCGAACGACCATGTGAACCTGAGCCAGTCCACCAACGACGTCTACCCGACGGCGGTCAACCTGGCCACGATTTTCTCAGTCAAGGAACTCCTGGAAGCCCTCGAAGAACTGGAGCTGGCCTTCGCTGAAAAGGGCCGCGAGTTCCGGACGGTCGTCAAGATGGGACGCACCCAGCTGCAGGACGCTGTTCCCATGACCCTCGGACAGGAGTTCGGCGGCTACGCCGTGACCATCGGCGAGGACCGGGCACGCCTGGACGAGTCACACATGCTGATCCACGAGATCAACCTTGGCGCCACAGCCATCGGCACGGGGTTGAATGCCCCGGCGGGCTACGCCGAGGCTGCCTGCCGCCACCTGGGCGAAATCACAGGCCTTCCCCTCCTCACGGCCGCTGACCTCATTGAGGCAACGCAGGATGTGGGCGCGTTTGTTCACCTGTCCGGTGTGCTGAAGCGCGTGGCAGTAAAACTCTCCAAGATTTGTAACGACCTCCGCCTGCTGTCTTCCGGACCGCGTGCGGGTTTGGGCGAGATCAACCTTCCGGCCGTGCAGTCCGGCTCGTCGATCATGCCCGGCAAGATCAATCCGGTGATCCCGGAAGTGGTCAGCCAGGTGGCATACGAAGTCATCGGCAACGATGTCACCGTCACCATGGCCGCGGAGGCCGGCCAGCTTCAGCTGAACGCCTTCGAACCGATCATTGTGCACAGCCTGCACAAGAGCATCTCCCACCTGGAAGCAGCGTGCCGCACCCTTACGGCGCGCTGTGTCCGGGGCATCACTGCAAACACCGAACGGCTACGGCTTACCGTGGAGCAGTCGATCGGTCTCGTCACGGCATTGAACCCCCATATCGGTTACGCCTCCGCCACCGCTATCGCGCAGGAAGCGCTGGCAACGGGCAAGGGCGTTGCGGAACTCGTGCTGGAGCACGGTCTTCTGACCGCCACCCAGCTGGAGGAACTGCTGAGCCCCGAGCGTCTGGCAAATCTCAGCAAATAG
- a CDS encoding amino acid permease produces MTNPITDHTVPAQAHASEKALHKEDSGYHKDLKPRQIQMIAIGGAIGTGLFLGAGGRLNAAGPSLVIAYAICGFFAFLILRALGELVLHRPSSGSFVSYAREFYGEKAAFVSGWFYWINWATTTIVDITAAALYMEFFGKYVAWIGAVPQWAWALIALVVVLCLNLVSVKVFGEMEFWFALIKVAALVAFLLVGTYFVIFGTPVEGQEVGFSLIADNGGVFPNGVLPMIILMQGVLFAYASIELIGTAAGETANPEKIMPKAINSVVIRIALFYVGSVILLALLLPYTSYEKGVSPFVTFFGSIGVEGVDVIMNLVVLTAALSSLNAGLYSTGRILRSMSVAGSAPKFAQRMNKAGVPYGGIAITAGVSLLGVPLNYLVPADAFEIVLNVASVGIIVTWATIVLCQMQLKRWADKGWLKRPSFRMFGAPYTGWLSLVFLAAVLIMVFIESPLTMLVTGIACGLMVWGWFLCRKQIHELAATRDGYTGSAPVIANRPLPGGDK; encoded by the coding sequence ATGACCAATCCCATCACGGACCACACGGTCCCGGCCCAAGCGCACGCCAGCGAGAAAGCCCTCCACAAGGAGGACTCCGGCTACCACAAGGACCTCAAGCCCCGCCAGATCCAGATGATCGCGATCGGCGGCGCAATCGGTACCGGACTGTTCCTGGGCGCCGGCGGCCGACTCAACGCAGCTGGTCCCTCCCTCGTTATCGCGTACGCAATCTGCGGCTTCTTCGCTTTCCTGATCCTCCGCGCACTCGGTGAACTGGTTCTGCACCGCCCGTCGTCGGGTTCCTTCGTTTCCTACGCCCGTGAGTTCTACGGCGAAAAGGCAGCCTTCGTTTCGGGCTGGTTCTACTGGATCAACTGGGCCACCACCACCATCGTGGACATCACCGCAGCGGCTCTCTACATGGAGTTCTTCGGCAAATACGTCGCCTGGATAGGTGCCGTTCCGCAGTGGGCGTGGGCGCTCATTGCGCTGGTTGTAGTGCTCTGCCTGAACCTGGTCTCCGTGAAGGTCTTCGGTGAAATGGAGTTCTGGTTCGCGCTGATCAAGGTGGCAGCGCTGGTGGCCTTCCTCCTGGTGGGCACCTACTTCGTCATCTTCGGCACCCCGGTGGAGGGCCAGGAAGTCGGCTTCAGCCTCATCGCAGACAACGGCGGGGTCTTCCCCAACGGCGTCCTTCCCATGATCATCCTCATGCAGGGTGTGCTCTTCGCTTACGCATCGATTGAACTCATCGGCACTGCAGCCGGCGAAACTGCCAACCCGGAAAAGATCATGCCCAAGGCCATCAACTCCGTGGTTATCCGCATCGCCCTCTTCTACGTTGGCTCCGTGATCCTGCTGGCTCTGCTGCTTCCGTACACCTCTTACGAGAAGGGCGTCAGCCCGTTCGTGACGTTCTTCGGTTCCATCGGTGTGGAGGGCGTGGACGTCATCATGAACCTTGTGGTTCTCACCGCAGCGCTGTCTTCGCTGAACGCCGGGCTCTACTCCACAGGCCGCATCCTCCGCTCCATGTCGGTGGCCGGCTCTGCCCCGAAGTTCGCCCAGCGCATGAACAAAGCAGGCGTCCCCTACGGTGGCATCGCCATCACGGCCGGCGTTTCCCTGCTCGGTGTTCCGCTGAACTACCTGGTTCCGGCCGACGCTTTCGAGATCGTCCTCAACGTCGCTTCCGTGGGCATCATCGTCACCTGGGCCACCATCGTCCTGTGCCAGATGCAGCTTAAACGCTGGGCCGACAAGGGGTGGCTCAAGCGCCCGTCCTTCCGGATGTTCGGCGCCCCCTACACCGGTTGGTTGTCCTTGGTCTTCCTGGCGGCCGTGCTGATCATGGTGTTCATCGAGTCCCCGTTGACCATGCTCGTCACCGGGATTGCCTGCGGACTCATGGTCTGGGGCTGGTTCCTGTGCCGCAAGCAAATTCATGAGCTTGCTGCCACCCGCGACGGCTACACCGGAAGCGCGCCGGTGATCGCCAACCGCCCGCTGCCCGGCGGCGACAAGTAA
- a CDS encoding FadR/GntR family transcriptional regulator, with protein MAVTDEAISKIKDMLIRGELKAGDRLPPEKELSERLGLSRSSLREAVKALELIRVLDVRRGDGTYVTSLDAKLLNEAVAFVVDLHQDRSILELFEVRRILEPATAHLAAGKMTPEQLLALRSTMDGIDENTDVEELVAHDLEFHSIITEAAGNDYLGSLLEALSSSTVRARIWRGLTQEKAVAHTLAEHHAIADALERGDAELVRALVTVHISGVENWLRQAL; from the coding sequence ATGGCTGTCACAGACGAGGCGATCAGCAAGATTAAAGACATGCTGATCCGCGGGGAACTCAAAGCCGGCGATCGACTTCCGCCGGAAAAGGAACTGAGCGAGCGGCTCGGTCTTTCGAGGAGTTCGTTGCGCGAGGCCGTGAAAGCCCTCGAACTCATCCGTGTGCTGGACGTCCGCCGCGGTGACGGAACTTATGTGACCAGCCTCGATGCCAAGCTGCTCAACGAAGCCGTGGCGTTCGTGGTGGACCTGCATCAGGACAGGTCCATCCTGGAACTCTTCGAGGTCCGACGAATACTGGAACCGGCCACTGCGCACTTGGCGGCGGGTAAAATGACGCCCGAACAATTGCTGGCCCTCCGGAGCACCATGGACGGCATCGACGAGAACACGGACGTCGAGGAGCTTGTGGCCCATGACCTCGAATTCCACAGCATCATCACCGAAGCTGCGGGAAACGACTACCTCGGCAGTCTCTTGGAGGCCCTGTCCAGCAGCACAGTCCGGGCACGGATCTGGCGCGGACTGACACAGGAAAAAGCTGTGGCCCACACCTTGGCCGAGCACCACGCAATCGCCGACGCGCTGGAGCGGGGAGATGCCGAACTGGTGCGGGCACTGGTGACGGTGCACATCAGCGGCGTGGAGAACTGGCTGCGGCAGGCGCTCTAA
- a CDS encoding amidohydrolase family protein, protein MIDSHLHLWTVDSFVTGGVRSYGWLGPQHGALYRSFGEDEARETLEAAGVRGAVMVQADDTVADTESMLAVASRNPWVFGVVGWIRLDAPDEAAEQLHRLTAQPIFRGVRHLVHDDPRSDFLDLPAVRESLTMVAERGLTFDVPDAFPRHLEAAVRLARDLPELTVVLDHLGKPPITDSLAMESWRAGFRALGREPNTVAKLSGLHLPGVEYAPETLRPLFESAVEAFGPERLMIGGDWPVSTLGAPYGRTLDVLLELVSSLSPSEQDAVLEETAIRTYGLAVTPLAEG, encoded by the coding sequence GTGATTGATTCGCATCTGCACCTGTGGACGGTGGATTCCTTCGTCACCGGCGGAGTGCGCTCCTATGGATGGCTCGGCCCGCAGCACGGTGCGCTCTACCGGAGTTTCGGCGAGGACGAAGCCCGCGAGACGCTGGAGGCCGCCGGTGTTCGGGGCGCGGTGATGGTCCAGGCCGACGATACCGTTGCCGACACCGAGAGCATGTTGGCCGTTGCCTCGCGGAATCCGTGGGTCTTCGGAGTGGTGGGCTGGATCAGGCTGGATGCACCCGATGAAGCTGCAGAGCAGCTGCACCGCTTAACAGCCCAGCCGATCTTCAGGGGCGTGCGGCACCTGGTGCATGACGACCCCCGGTCCGACTTTCTGGACCTCCCCGCAGTTCGCGAGTCGTTGACCATGGTGGCAGAGCGCGGGCTCACCTTTGATGTCCCGGATGCCTTCCCGCGGCATCTGGAAGCTGCGGTGCGGCTGGCCCGGGACCTCCCGGAACTGACCGTTGTACTGGACCACCTCGGGAAGCCGCCGATCACGGATAGCCTCGCCATGGAATCGTGGCGCGCCGGCTTCCGTGCCCTGGGCCGGGAGCCCAATACCGTGGCAAAACTCTCCGGACTCCACCTGCCCGGCGTCGAGTATGCGCCGGAGACACTGCGGCCGCTGTTCGAATCAGCTGTGGAAGCTTTCGGGCCAGAGCGCCTGATGATCGGCGGCGACTGGCCGGTCAGTACCCTCGGGGCCCCTTATGGCAGGACGCTGGATGTGTTGTTGGAACTGGTGTCATCCCTGAGCCCGTCCGAGCAGGACGCGGTGCTCGAAGAGACAGCGATCCGGACCTACGGGTTGGCTGTCACTCCCTTGGCCGAGGGTTAG
- a CDS encoding aldo/keto reductase, with amino-acid sequence MGTAMNSLDLDLDLDLNKLGKLGFGGAGIGNLNRAIPDGEALATVLAAWDSGIRYFDTAPHYGLGLSEQRLGAVLRDKPRDEFVISTKVGRLLEPSSSGGQDPEGFDVPATAHRVWDFSEKGIRRSIEDSLERLGLDHVDIAYLHDPDVHDLQAGISEALPALEKLRSEGLVKAIGVGINSAEAALECVDAADLDLVMLAGRYTLLEQPGVPLLDRCVARRTGVVSVGAYNSGLLARPDVSDDAHYNYHQAPPDVLARARRLAAVCRDFGVELPTAALQFPLRHPAVVNVTAGATSPEQVATNASRMESPVPEELWDALKAAGRD; translated from the coding sequence ATGGGAACTGCCATGAACTCACTGGACCTTGACCTGGACCTTGACCTGAACAAATTGGGCAAGCTTGGCTTCGGCGGTGCGGGCATTGGGAACCTGAACCGGGCCATTCCGGACGGGGAAGCGCTCGCCACCGTTCTTGCCGCTTGGGACTCCGGCATCCGCTACTTCGATACCGCCCCGCACTACGGGCTTGGCCTTTCGGAACAGCGGCTGGGTGCGGTACTTCGGGACAAACCACGGGATGAATTTGTCATCTCCACCAAGGTGGGCCGGCTGCTGGAACCGAGCTCCAGCGGCGGGCAGGACCCTGAAGGGTTCGATGTTCCCGCTACTGCACATCGTGTCTGGGACTTCTCCGAGAAGGGAATCCGGCGCAGCATCGAGGACTCGCTGGAACGGCTTGGCCTGGACCACGTGGACATTGCCTATCTCCACGATCCTGATGTCCACGATCTCCAGGCCGGCATCTCCGAAGCGTTGCCCGCGTTGGAAAAGCTGCGCTCAGAGGGACTGGTCAAGGCCATCGGCGTGGGGATCAACTCGGCCGAGGCTGCGCTGGAATGCGTCGACGCCGCTGACCTGGACCTGGTAATGCTGGCCGGCCGGTACACCTTGCTTGAGCAGCCCGGCGTTCCGCTGCTTGACCGCTGTGTGGCGCGCCGCACCGGCGTCGTCAGCGTTGGTGCCTATAACTCGGGCCTCCTGGCCCGGCCCGATGTCTCCGATGATGCGCACTACAACTACCACCAGGCACCGCCGGACGTACTGGCGCGGGCGCGCCGCCTGGCGGCAGTCTGTCGCGACTTTGGCGTGGAACTTCCGACGGCGGCACTCCAGTTCCCGCTGCGGCATCCCGCCGTGGTGAACGTGACCGCCGGGGCCACTTCTCCTGAACAGGTGGCCACGAACGCATCCCGGATGGAATCGCCCGTGCCGGAGGAGCTCTGGGACGCGTTGAAGGCAGCCGGGCGTGATTGA
- a CDS encoding L-rhamnose mutarotase, with amino-acid sequence MTESIALHTKLKPGTEDEYADAHAHIPPELVAALKEAGVKNWRIWRSGLDLFHVVDVENYQAMRHALADHPANVPWQARMAELLAVQDDYSGEDAGIQKVWELP; translated from the coding sequence ATGACTGAGAGCATCGCGCTCCACACCAAGCTCAAGCCGGGAACCGAGGACGAATACGCCGACGCCCACGCGCACATCCCGCCCGAACTGGTGGCGGCTCTCAAAGAAGCCGGGGTGAAGAACTGGCGGATCTGGCGCAGCGGTCTTGATCTCTTCCATGTGGTGGACGTCGAAAACTACCAAGCCATGCGGCACGCGCTCGCCGACCACCCCGCCAACGTTCCGTGGCAGGCCCGGATGGCTGAACTTTTAGCGGTCCAGGATGATTACTCGGGGGAGGATGCGGGTATCCAGAAGGTATGGGAACTGCCATGA
- a CDS encoding alpha-L-fucosidase yields MIQHAPWFEEARFGMFVHWGLYALPARHEWVMNQEETTVEEYSKYFRRFDPDLYDPREWARAARNAGMKYVVLTTKHHDGFCLWDSALTDYKATNTPAGRDLVAPYVEALRAEGLKVGFYHSLIDWHHPDFTVDGVHPQRNAADVESLNAGRNMDRYREYLHGQVRELLTNYGTIDYLFFDFSYTGGHQEEYWGGKGRKDWDSEALLAMVRELQPAIVVNDRLEIPGDLVTPEQYQPAGPMMVDGEPVTWEACQTLNGSWGYDRDNLNYKPVDLLIRMLVDGVSKGGNLLLNVGPTGRGSLDPRALGSLEGIAEWMKLHSRAIYGAGASSFTAPTDARYTQRGDRLYVHLFAWPFEYVHLPDLAGKVEYAQLLNDASEVFLRELDPAQQAMNMTPGGQPPGTLTIKLPVQKPDVAVPVLELFLKPSALRQEAVHD; encoded by the coding sequence TTGATCCAGCACGCACCTTGGTTCGAGGAGGCACGCTTTGGCATGTTCGTGCATTGGGGTCTCTACGCCCTTCCAGCACGCCACGAGTGGGTGATGAACCAAGAGGAAACAACGGTGGAGGAGTACTCCAAGTACTTCCGGCGCTTCGATCCGGACCTCTACGATCCCCGCGAATGGGCCCGGGCCGCACGCAACGCCGGGATGAAGTACGTGGTCCTGACCACCAAGCACCACGACGGCTTCTGCCTGTGGGACTCCGCCCTGACGGACTACAAAGCCACCAACACTCCCGCCGGCCGGGACTTGGTCGCTCCCTACGTGGAAGCGCTCCGGGCCGAGGGACTGAAAGTCGGTTTCTACCATTCACTCATCGACTGGCACCACCCCGACTTCACTGTGGACGGGGTACATCCCCAACGCAACGCGGCCGACGTCGAAAGCTTGAACGCCGGGCGTAACATGGACCGATACCGCGAGTACCTGCACGGCCAGGTGCGTGAGCTCCTGACCAACTACGGCACCATCGACTACCTGTTTTTCGACTTCTCCTACACAGGCGGACACCAAGAGGAGTATTGGGGCGGCAAAGGCCGGAAGGACTGGGACTCGGAAGCCTTGCTCGCCATGGTTCGGGAGCTGCAGCCAGCCATTGTGGTCAACGATCGGCTGGAAATCCCGGGAGATCTGGTCACACCGGAGCAGTACCAGCCCGCCGGCCCCATGATGGTCGACGGCGAACCGGTCACCTGGGAGGCCTGCCAGACGTTGAACGGCAGCTGGGGCTATGACAGGGACAACCTGAACTACAAGCCCGTTGACCTGCTCATCCGCATGCTGGTGGATGGCGTGTCCAAGGGTGGCAACCTGTTGCTCAACGTGGGCCCCACAGGCAGGGGCAGCCTGGATCCGCGGGCGCTGGGTTCGCTGGAGGGCATCGCGGAATGGATGAAGCTGCACTCGCGCGCCATCTACGGGGCCGGAGCATCGTCCTTTACTGCGCCGACGGATGCCCGCTACACGCAGCGAGGTGACAGGCTGTACGTCCATCTCTTTGCGTGGCCCTTCGAGTACGTCCACCTGCCGGACCTCGCCGGCAAGGTGGAATACGCCCAGTTGCTGAACGACGCCTCGGAGGTTTTCCTGCGGGAACTGGACCCCGCCCAGCAAGCCATGAACATGACCCCGGGCGGCCAGCCACCCGGAACGCTCACCATCAAGCTGCCCGTTCAAAAACCCGACGTCGCGGTGCCTGTGCTGGAACTTTTCCTGAAACCGTCAGCCCTTCGGCAAGAGGCCGTCCATGACTGA
- a CDS encoding L-fuconate dehydratase, whose translation MSIITAMDTFDIRFPTSLELDGSDAMNPDPDYSAAYLIIRTDAGDGHEGHGFVFTIGRGNEVETAAINALREHLLGADVEALLADMGATWKLLAHDSQLRWLGPEKGVMHMAIGAVVNALWDLKAKRAGLPLWELLAGMTPGELVALVDFRYLTDALTPAEALGILRAAEPGREARKAALRAEGYPAYTTTPGWLGYSDEKLTRLAKEAVADGFAQIKLKVGASLEDDIRRVRTARAAVGPDIKIAVDANQRWDVQEAIDWMAHLAPYDIAWIEEPTSPDDILGHAAIARGVAPIPVATGEHVQNRVVFKQMLQAGSLQVLQIDAARVAGVNENLAILLLAAKFGVRVCPHAGGVGLCEAVQHLSMVDFVAVSGTKEGRMIEFVDHLHEHFITPVDVHDGAYWPPSNPGAGNEMLRETLAAYSFPNGPVWKESR comes from the coding sequence ATGAGCATCATCACCGCAATGGATACATTCGATATCCGCTTTCCAACATCCCTTGAGCTGGATGGCTCCGACGCCATGAATCCGGACCCGGACTACTCCGCGGCATACCTGATCATTCGCACTGACGCCGGGGACGGACACGAGGGCCACGGCTTTGTGTTCACCATCGGCCGGGGGAATGAGGTGGAAACGGCGGCGATCAACGCGCTCCGCGAACACCTCCTCGGCGCTGATGTTGAGGCACTGCTGGCTGACATGGGGGCCACATGGAAGCTGCTGGCCCATGATTCGCAGCTCCGGTGGCTGGGTCCTGAGAAGGGTGTCATGCACATGGCCATCGGAGCTGTGGTCAATGCCCTGTGGGATTTGAAGGCCAAACGTGCCGGGCTGCCGCTCTGGGAACTGTTGGCCGGAATGACGCCCGGAGAGCTCGTGGCCCTGGTGGACTTCCGCTACCTCACGGACGCCCTTACTCCCGCGGAAGCGCTGGGCATTCTTCGGGCGGCCGAACCTGGCAGGGAGGCACGGAAGGCGGCACTTCGCGCCGAGGGTTACCCCGCGTACACCACGACGCCGGGCTGGCTGGGGTACAGCGACGAGAAACTGACGCGGCTGGCCAAGGAAGCCGTGGCGGACGGATTCGCGCAGATCAAGCTGAAAGTAGGCGCCTCTTTGGAGGACGACATCCGCCGCGTGCGGACGGCACGCGCTGCTGTTGGGCCCGACATCAAGATTGCCGTGGACGCCAATCAGCGCTGGGATGTCCAGGAAGCCATCGACTGGATGGCCCATCTTGCCCCGTATGACATTGCCTGGATTGAGGAGCCCACCAGCCCGGACGACATCCTGGGCCACGCTGCCATCGCCCGGGGAGTGGCACCGATTCCTGTGGCCACGGGGGAGCACGTGCAGAACCGGGTGGTGTTCAAGCAGATGTTGCAGGCCGGTTCACTTCAGGTCCTGCAGATCGATGCCGCCCGGGTGGCGGGAGTGAACGAGAACCTCGCCATCCTGCTGCTCGCCGCAAAGTTCGGCGTGAGAGTGTGTCCGCATGCCGGTGGGGTGGGCCTTTGTGAGGCCGTGCAGCATCTGTCCATGGTTGACTTCGTCGCCGTGTCCGGGACCAAGGAGGGTCGCATGATTGAGTTTGTGGACCACCTCCATGAACACTTCATCACACCCGTGGACGTCCACGACGGCGCGTATTGGCCGCCGTCGAACCCTGGCGCCGGAAACGAAATGCTCCGTGAAACACTGGCCGCGTACAGCTTTCCGAACGGCCCCGTATGGAAGGAATCCCGTTGA